One segment of Pseudoalteromonas rubra DNA contains the following:
- a CDS encoding purple acid phosphatase family protein — MTYSLRILSLGLVLTLGQAHAHTEGLAVHPYLQSATPTSIWIKWETSSGDESIVEWGTTAELGQQASGTSETGYLLSRIHEVQLTNLAPDSVYFYRVRTGDTYSHIHQFRTPPLASAEKSSRILAVSDMQRDSGNPGKFGEIINQGVLPYVQQALGLALHDGLNMTLIPGDLVDNGQDYNSWRTSFFSPIAALASSVPLYPAPGNHERDTPTYFKYFRLPENGTPGYEEHWWYQDHSNIRVLSLDTNTNYRIDEQLVWLDKVLAETCLRAQTDFVFAQMHHPHKSEMWIAGETDYSGKIVERLEAFSTRCNKPSIHFFGHTHAYSRGTSRDHNHTMVNVASAGGNLDYFGEFAQRDYTEFSVSEDEYGFVVVDVTAGDNPAFELKRISMGDEQVPLNSQIKDTLTVRLNNTAPFTPEILAPTGQVPASCANAVATLFADPDKDLFGAAHWQLSSHCDDFSQPLIDTWYQHENIWDGVDTRAGLAPNRFALGQLTPGAQYCVRMRMRDRSLAWSDWSQPQSFTTTDSAQLTDNLLQNPGAELGTDSWLGEGPLESLTDKACGSVSPYQGERFFAVGGVCDNERQSGRAYQRVDVSNWAANIDNGTLKALYSGMLRSWGGSDIPAFALEFRDADLALLSSTPEVKGGTASWQAYVQEAPLPTNTRYIDFVLTGQRTSGTDNDSYFDNLALKLAEQSDCATVSDQGPAGVAEEYITQQPGNSANLLQNPGAEAGIQGWSGAGPIESLTAQQCDSIPPATGERFFAVGGVCTGESAQGQISQTLSVQHYSRLIEAGRVSVSYGGQLRNYSGKDVPAIQLRFLDNRRQWVSDSEKLDTTAAQWTSVSGQTQLPKGTAYIEFVLQGTRNQGSDNDSYFDDLILQVLVD; from the coding sequence ATGACCTATTCTCTACGAATACTGTCTCTGGGCCTGGTGCTGACGCTCGGTCAGGCACACGCCCACACCGAAGGGCTGGCAGTCCACCCCTATTTGCAATCTGCAACCCCGACCAGCATCTGGATCAAATGGGAAACCAGCAGTGGTGATGAGTCCATTGTAGAATGGGGCACCACCGCTGAGCTGGGCCAGCAAGCCAGCGGCACCAGTGAAACCGGTTATCTGCTGAGTCGTATCCATGAGGTCCAATTAACAAATCTTGCACCGGATAGCGTGTATTTCTACCGGGTCAGAACCGGTGATACTTACAGCCATATTCACCAGTTCAGAACCCCACCGCTGGCCTCTGCCGAGAAGAGCAGCCGTATTCTGGCAGTCAGTGACATGCAGCGAGACTCGGGGAACCCGGGCAAATTTGGCGAGATCATTAATCAGGGTGTATTGCCTTATGTGCAACAGGCATTGGGACTTGCGTTACACGATGGCCTGAATATGACCCTGATCCCCGGCGATTTAGTCGACAATGGCCAGGATTACAACAGCTGGCGCACCAGCTTCTTTTCCCCCATTGCAGCGCTGGCCAGCTCCGTGCCGCTGTATCCTGCCCCCGGCAATCACGAGCGTGATACTCCAACCTACTTTAAATACTTCCGGCTGCCAGAAAACGGCACACCCGGCTATGAAGAACACTGGTGGTATCAGGACCATTCCAATATCCGGGTGCTGTCACTCGACACCAATACCAATTACCGTATTGATGAACAGCTCGTCTGGCTGGATAAAGTACTGGCTGAAACCTGTCTGCGTGCGCAAACCGATTTTGTCTTCGCGCAGATGCACCACCCGCATAAATCTGAAATGTGGATTGCCGGTGAGACCGATTACAGCGGCAAAATTGTTGAACGCCTTGAGGCCTTTTCAACGCGCTGCAACAAACCGAGTATTCACTTTTTTGGCCACACTCACGCCTATTCTCGCGGCACCAGCCGAGATCACAATCACACTATGGTGAATGTGGCTTCCGCAGGGGGCAACCTGGATTACTTTGGCGAGTTTGCCCAGCGCGACTACACGGAATTCTCTGTCAGTGAAGACGAATATGGCTTTGTGGTAGTAGATGTTACCGCCGGTGACAATCCGGCTTTCGAACTTAAACGCATTTCAATGGGCGATGAGCAGGTGCCACTGAACAGTCAGATCAAGGACACACTGACTGTAAGGTTAAACAACACTGCACCGTTTACGCCTGAAATATTGGCCCCCACAGGACAAGTCCCGGCCAGTTGTGCCAACGCAGTCGCAACCTTATTTGCAGATCCCGATAAAGATCTGTTTGGTGCTGCGCACTGGCAATTGAGCAGTCACTGCGATGACTTCAGCCAGCCGCTGATCGATACCTGGTATCAGCATGAAAATATCTGGGATGGGGTTGATACCCGTGCAGGCCTCGCACCTAACCGCTTTGCACTGGGTCAGCTCACGCCTGGCGCGCAGTATTGCGTTCGCATGCGCATGCGAGACCGCTCGCTGGCCTGGAGTGACTGGTCACAACCGCAGTCATTTACCACCACTGATAGCGCACAACTGACCGACAACCTGCTACAAAACCCAGGCGCAGAACTGGGCACCGACAGCTGGCTAGGTGAAGGGCCGTTGGAAAGCCTGACAGATAAAGCCTGTGGTTCCGTTTCCCCTTATCAGGGTGAACGCTTCTTTGCCGTCGGTGGTGTTTGTGATAATGAACGCCAAAGCGGACGCGCATATCAGCGTGTTGATGTCAGCAACTGGGCTGCCAATATTGACAATGGCACCCTAAAAGCCCTGTACTCGGGCATGCTACGTAGCTGGGGTGGCAGCGATATTCCCGCGTTTGCCCTTGAATTTCGTGATGCAGATCTGGCGCTGTTGAGCAGCACACCTGAAGTTAAAGGCGGGACTGCCAGCTGGCAGGCCTATGTCCAGGAAGCGCCGCTGCCCACCAATACCCGTTATATCGATTTCGTCCTGACAGGCCAGCGTACCAGTGGTACCGACAATGATAGCTATTTTGACAACTTAGCACTCAAGCTGGCCGAGCAAAGTGACTGCGCCACAGTGTCGGATCAGGGACCTGCTGGCGTGGCGGAAGAATACATTACTCAGCAACCAGGCAACTCAGCCAATCTGCTGCAAAACCCGGGTGCTGAAGCCGGTATCCAGGGCTGGAGCGGCGCAGGTCCCATAGAGTCTCTGACAGCTCAACAATGTGACTCTATTCCCCCTGCGACTGGCGAGCGGTTTTTTGCCGTCGGTGGCGTGTGTACAGGGGAGTCGGCTCAGGGCCAGATCAGTCAGACACTGTCTGTGCAGCACTACAGCCGATTAATCGAAGCAGGCCGGGTCAGCGTCAGTTATGGCGGTCAACTTCGCAATTACAGTGGTAAGGATGTGCCCGCCATTCAGCTGCGTTTCCTCGATAACCGTCGTCAATGGGTGAGTGACAGTGAAAAGCTCGACACAACGGCTGCACAGTGGACAAGCGTATCCGGGCAAACACAGCTACCCAAGGGCACAGCCTATATTGAGTTTGTCCTACAAGGGACGCGTAATCAGGGCAGCGACAATGACAGCTACTTTGATGATTTAATATTACAAGTGCTTGTTGATTAA
- a CDS encoding NYN domain-containing protein, whose protein sequence is MKKIAILVDVQNIYYTTRQAYGRSFDYNGFWETVLKDRTLYRALAYSSEPNAPKQQQFQNILRAIGFEVKQKPYIQRADGSAKCDWDVGITLDAMECAPHCDVVVLLTGDGDFDLLAERIRSRHNCEVEVYGVPQLTANSLKRAATRYIAIDERLLLNAKPNHNRAGQ, encoded by the coding sequence ATGAAAAAAATCGCCATTCTGGTCGATGTCCAGAACATTTACTACACCACCAGGCAGGCTTATGGCAGAAGCTTTGATTATAACGGCTTCTGGGAGACGGTATTAAAAGACCGCACTTTGTATCGTGCTTTGGCCTATTCCAGCGAGCCCAACGCGCCTAAGCAGCAACAGTTTCAGAATATTCTCAGAGCCATCGGCTTTGAGGTTAAACAAAAGCCCTATATTCAGCGCGCCGATGGCTCGGCCAAATGTGACTGGGATGTGGGGATCACCCTGGATGCCATGGAGTGTGCGCCACATTGTGATGTGGTGGTGTTGCTGACCGGGGATGGCGACTTTGACTTACTCGCCGAGCGTATTCGCAGCCGTCATAACTGTGAGGTCGAAGTGTACGGCGTGCCTCAGCTCACTGCTAACTCGCTGAAGCGCGCAGCCACCCGTTACATTGCCATTGATGAGCGTTTGTTGCTAAATGCAAAACCAAACCACAACAGGGCAGGCCAGTAG